The Henckelia pumila isolate YLH828 chromosome 2, ASM3356847v2, whole genome shotgun sequence genome includes a window with the following:
- the LOC140878254 gene encoding uncharacterized protein, with protein sequence MAGRGRGRGRGNVADMIVDQLSQFITQTVQAAMGQNPPPLRESPFARAILDEELPTNFKQPTLGEYDGSSDPEEHLGRFENAALLHRYSDAIKCRVFLTTLVRSAQQWFNLLQPGSIRSFNDFSSAFLHQYASSKIYLKTFLSLFNMKQSEVEPLREYVQRFNTAALEVPAATADTLVNSFTQGLRGGEFFRSLVKKPPLTYDELLSRAEKYVNLEDAQRQRRQEGTSGSKPSAKVGAKADGKTEGGRKRVAEEMNRVKGPYPYVPLSVSLEKAMQVCEDRRALVRPRNAEKGPRLPPSDKFCDFHQEYGHITNDCQRLGKEVQRIMYDDPRIRAELTRRANPPRQGRAPQWRNQENEVRGNQPDHQRRAPRNGQEDRVEQIANHPHRGMINMISGGTTDGDSGRARKAHGRRLENLEVNSQLSCPTDPNISFGREDLKDVVVPHNDPLLVTLTIANYDVARIFVDTGSSVNIIFTETLDQMKLEGFELDPITTELYGFTGHALQPLGQIVLPLSLGNGEHRVTKMACFTVVDAPSSFNGILGRPALSDFRAVASTYHQKLKFPSGREVGVVRGDQKASRLCYVNEVKIDAKKKRREVGMVSVGRTPRVFGRKVLLVSEEGHEKVELSPGAQVVKLAVDLSPSVRQSLVDCLKKNKDVFAWSISELTGVSAEIMVHRLNIFAGARPIKQKKRHFGPEKDKVIKKEVDELLRAGHIREVQFPTWLSNVVLVPKSSGKWRMCVDFRDLNKACPKYCYPLPRIDQLVDSTVGHQYLCFMDAYQGYHQILLAEEDQDKVSFTTSHGTFCYRVMPFGLNNAGLLIRDSWTECSLPRSYGIKLNPEKCVFGVRGGKFLGYMVTERGIEANPEKVQAIRSMSHPRNLQEVQRLAGRIASLSWFISRSAHRSLPFFRVLRRAKKFEWDAECGKAFDDLKSYLAELPVLAKATPGEPLYIYLSAMEGAVSSVLIRQEGAAQHPIYFFSHALKGAELRYSEVEKLALALVMIARKLRPYFLSHPIVVLTNSPIGRILTRVDISERLVKWTTELNEYDIQYEPRSAIKAQALADFLAETRHVGAEDLWKVYVDGSSNNEGCGVGVFLISPRGDEIRLAVRLDFRASNNEAEYEAVLIGLRAAKQAGAARVHLYSDSQLVAQQVNGTYEVKNEKLKEYMRAIEEARGLFDEKNREVVVLVELTPSTELTPLAQEESDWRRELLEYMEKGELPKDPKKAYRLKQRSLRFVMVEGVLYKRSFSGPLLKCLGPKEAHYVLKEIHEGCCGNHLGSYSLARKVLLAEYFWPTILKGVIALVTSCDSCQRHSRLRHQPAALMKGIVAACPFDQ encoded by the exons ATGgcaggaagaggaagaggaaggGGAAGAGGGAATGTGGCGGACATGATTGTGGATCAGCTCAGTCAGTTCATCACTCAAACGGTGCAAGCGGCCATGGGTCAGAATCCACCTCCACTC AGGGAAAGCCCTTTTGCTCGGGCTATTCTAGATGAAGAACTCCCTACAAATTTTAAGCAGCCTACTTTAGGGGAGTATGACGGGAGCTCAGATCCGGAGGAGCATTTGGGGAGATTTGAAAATGCAGCCCTGTTGCATAGATATTCAGATGCAATTAAATGTCGGGTCTTCCTCACTACTCTGGTGAGATCAGCTCAGCAATGGTTCAACCTTTTACAGCCTGGTAGCATTCGAAGTTTCAATGACTTCAGCTCAGCTTTTCTACACCAATATGCGAGTAGCAAGATATATCTGAAGACTTTCCTCAGTTTGTTCAATATGAAGCAATCTGAGGTGGAACCATTGCGGGAGTATGTTCAACGCTTCAATACAGCAGCTCTAGAAGTGCCCGCTGCCACTGCTGACACTTTGGTTAACTCTTTCACTCAAGGGTTGAGAGGAGGAGAGTTTTTCAGATCCTTGGTCAAGAAGCCTCCTTTGACTTATGATGAGCTCCTTAGTCGAGCTGAGAAGTACGTGAATTTGGAGGATGCACAGAGGCAGAGGAGACAGGAAGGAACGTCTGGGAGCAAGCCCAGTGCCAAGGTGGGAGCAAAGGCAGATGGGAAGACAGAAGGAGGAAGGAAGAGGGTTGCAGAAGAGATGAACAGGGTCAAAGGACCCTACCCCTATGTACCACTCTCAGTAAGCCTGGAGAAggcaatgcaagtatgtgaggaTAGGCGAGCACTTGTGAGGCCCCGTAATGCTGAGAAAGGCCCGCGGTTACCGCCATCTGACAAGTTTTGCGATTTTCATCAGGAGTATGGGCATATCACCAATGATTGTCAGAGGCTAGGTAAGGAGGTTCAAAGGATCATGTATGATGACCCTCGAATCAGAGCTGAGCTGACTCGAAGGGCAAATCCTCCTCGCCAAGGCCGAGCTCCTCAATGGAGGAATCAGGAAAATGAAGTGAGGGGAAATCAACCTGATCATCAAAGAAGAGCTCCGCGAAATGGTCAGGAAGACAGAGTTGAGCAAATTGCAAATCACCCTCATAGGGGCATGATCAATATGATTTCAGGAGGCACTACAGATGGAGATTCAGGAAGGGCTCGCAAAGCTCACGGGCGCAGATTAGAAAATTTGGAGGTAAATTCTCAACTCAGCTGTCCTACTGATCCGAACATCAGTTTTGGAAGGGAAGATTTAAAGGATGTGGTGGTTCCTCATAATGATCCCTTATTGGTCACCTTGACCATAGCCAATTATGATGTGGCTCGCATCTTTGTTGATACTGGTAGCTCAGTGAACATTATCTTCACAGAAACCCTTGACCAAATGAAATTGGAAGGATTTGAGTTGGACCCAATCACCACGGAGTTGTATGGGTTCACAGGTCATGCTTTGCAACCGTTGGGACAAATAGTGCTCCCGTTATCTCTTGGAAATGGAGAGCATAGGGTAACCAAAATGGCCTGCTTCACGGTGGTGGATGCACCATCCTCTTTCAATGGAATATTGGGGCGCCCTGCCCTGAGTGATTTCCGAGCCGTGGCATCTACCTATCATCAGAAGTTGAAGTTCCCAAGTGGAAGAGAAGTGGGGGTCGTTCGGGGTGATCAAAAGGCATCTCGGTTGTGCTATGTGAATGAGGTAAAGATTGATGCAAAGAAGAAGCGTAGGGAGGTAGGAATGGTCTCAGTAGGTCGGACACCGAGGGTGTTTGGACGGAAAGTGCTTCTGGTGTCTGAAGAAGGTCATGAGAAGGTGGAGTTAAGCCCGGGAGCTCAGGTCGTTAAATTAGCTGTTGACCTCAGCCCGTCGGTGAGGCAAAGCTTGGTTGATTGCTTGAAGAAGAACAAAGACGTTTTTGCTTGGTCTATATCAGAGCTCACAGGGGTTAGTGCAGAAATCATGGTTCATCGACTCAACATTTTTGCGGGAGCAAGGCCGATAAAGCAGAAGAAGAGACACTTTGGACCTGAAAAGGATAAAGTTATTAAGAAGGAGGTTGATGAGCTCCTTAGGGCAGGTCACATTAGGGAAGTACAGTTCCCTACTTGGTTGTCGAATGTGGTCCTTGTCCCTAAGAGTTCAGGCAAGTGGAGGATGTGTGTTGATTTTCGAGACTTAAACAAGGCGTGCCCAAAATATTGCTATCCCCTGCCTCGAATTGATCAGTTGGTTGACTCTACAGTAGGTCATCAATATTTGTGCTTCATGGATGCATATCAAGGGTACCACCAAATTCTTTTGGCAGAGGAAGATCAAGATAAAGTAAGTTTCACCACCTCTCATGGAACTTTCTGTTACagagtgatgccttttggtttaaataATGCAGGGCTACTTATCAGAGACTCATGGACAGAGTGTTCGCTTCCCAG GTCTTACGGAATAAAGCTCAATCCTGAGAAATGTGTGTTTGGAGTAAGAGGAGGCAAGTTTTTGGGATACATGGTTACTGAAAGGGGAATTGAGGCTAACCCGGAGAAAGTGCAAGCTATCCGATCCATGTCTCATCCTAGAAATCTGCAGGAAGTTCAAAGGTTGGCAGGAAGGATAGCGTCTCTATCTTGGTTCATATCCCGATCAGCTCATAGAAGTTTACCTTTCTTCAGGGTTCTTCGGAGAGCTAAGAAGTTTGAGTGGGATGCTGAATGCGGGAAGGCATTTGATGACCTAAAAAGCTATTTAGCTGAACTCCCTGTGTTGGCTAAGGCAACTCCTGGGGAACCGTTGTACATCTATTTATCAGCTATGGAAGGGGCAGTCAGCTCAGTACTTATTAGGCAGGAGGGAGCAGCTCAACACCCTATCTACTTCTTCTCACATGCCCTTAAGGGTGCAGAACTCCGGTATTCGGAGGTGGAAAAGCTAGCGTTGGCCTTGGTTATGATAGCAAGGAAGCTCAGACCTTACTTTCTATCACATCCTATTGTGGTGCTGACCAACAGCCCCATTGGGAGGATATTGACTCGAGTTGATATTTCGGAAAGATTGGTGAAATGGACTACGGAGCTCAATGAGTATGACATCCAGTATGAACCAAGGTCAGCCATTAAGGCTCAGGCGTTGGCTGATTTCCTGGCCGAAACGAGACATGTGGGAGCAGAGGATTTGTGGAAAGTATATGTTGATGGCTCTTCTAATAATGAAGGATGTGGAGTGGGGGTATTTTTGATCTCCCCTCGTGGAGATGAGATTAGGTTGGCAGTTAGGTTGGATTTTCGAGCTTCTAATAACGAGGCAGAGTATGAGGCTGTGTTAATCGGCCTCCGAGCAGCTAAGCAAGCTGGGGCAGCTCGGGTGCATCTCTACTCTGATTCACAGTTAGTAGCTCAGCAGGTGAATGGAACGTATGAAGTCAAAAATGAGAAGTTGAAGGAATACATGAGGGCGATAGAGGAAGCTCGGGGTCTCTTTGATGAG AAGAACAGAGAGGTAGTCGTGCTAGTGGAATTAACACCTTCTACTGAGCTCACACCATTAGCTCAGGAAGAGAGTGATTGGAGAAGAGAGCTCTTGGAGTACATGGAGAAGGGCGAATTACCCAAGGATCCAAAGAAGGCATATCGGTTGAAACAGAGGAGTCTCCGCTTTGTGATGGTGGAGGGAGTTCTTTATAAGAGGTCATTTTCTGGACCTCTTCTCAAGTGTTTAGGCCCTAAGGAAGCTCATTATGTCTTGAAGGAGATACACGAGGGATGTTGTGGAAATCACTTGGGGTCTTATTCTCTAGCCCGTAAGGTTCTCTTAGCGGAATATTTTTGGCCTACTATTTTGAAAGGTGTCATAGCTTTGGTGACTTCTTGTGACAGTTGTCAGCGACATAGCAGACTTCGGCATCAGCCAGCAGCGTTAATGAAAGGAATCGTGGCAGCGTGTCCTTTCGATCAGTGA